The following proteins come from a genomic window of Paucimonas lemoignei:
- a CDS encoding membrane protein: MALILSALMLLAAAVLLLANLARQRRNERQVVQRLQGQMIRESRIGSWLRLLGDTPLGQRTVSLDNETQVLLNRIGWRRASKRSLFAACQIGVPAAALGITIVLQMLFFPDVEHALIAPMFALGAGYLLPKRVLAAAALRRQKQIVVEISTFIPLLRILFESGLAVEQSLRVLSNEGKELLPVLSSEINLILTRVDSGLELGEELRKTAVLLAVDEFSDTCVILNQLIQQGGGAMKSLLSLKQLIDDRRLTRLQEYISKLSAKMSVVMMVFLFPALLIVLAGPGFTAISRALGS, encoded by the coding sequence ATGGCTCTGATCCTGAGTGCGCTGATGCTGTTGGCTGCTGCCGTGCTGTTGCTCGCCAACCTGGCGCGCCAGCGGCGTAACGAGCGCCAGGTGGTGCAGCGTCTGCAAGGGCAGATGATTCGCGAAAGTCGTATCGGCAGTTGGTTGCGTCTGCTGGGTGATACGCCATTGGGCCAGCGCACGGTCAGCCTGGATAACGAAACCCAGGTGCTGCTCAACCGCATCGGCTGGCGCCGGGCGAGCAAGCGTTCGTTGTTTGCGGCTTGCCAGATTGGCGTCCCGGCGGCGGCACTGGGCATCACCATCGTGCTGCAGATGCTGTTTTTTCCGGACGTCGAGCATGCGCTGATCGCGCCGATGTTTGCCCTGGGCGCGGGCTACCTGTTGCCCAAACGTGTGCTGGCGGCAGCGGCTCTGCGTCGGCAGAAACAGATCGTGGTGGAGATTTCCACGTTTATCCCGCTGTTGCGCATCCTGTTCGAATCCGGCCTGGCGGTGGAGCAGTCGTTGCGGGTGCTCAGCAACGAGGGCAAGGAATTGCTGCCGGTGCTGTCCTCGGAAATCAACCTGATCCTGACCCGTGTCGACTCCGGCCTTGAGCTCGGTGAAGAGCTGCGCAAGACCGCCGTGCTGCTGGCGGTGGACGAATTCAGCGACACCTGCGTGATCCTCAATCAACTGATCCAGCAGGGCGGTGGCGCGATGAAGTCGTTGCTGTCGCTCAAGCAACTGATCGACGACCGTCGCCTGACACGCCTGCAGGAATACATCTCCAAGCTGTCGGCAAAGATGTCAGTGGTGATGATGGTGTTTCTGTTTCCAGCGTTGCTGATCGTTCTGGCGGGACCGGGGTTTACCGCGATCAGCCGGGCGTTGGGGTCGTGA
- a CDS encoding TPR repeat-containing protein has translation MKTLIAALAFALLTGCASDGSAPWLLPLNTGVCPKPDSDQQLALNLAQDMADEGRLHASLAHLESLPNSLGEVRLRKARVMRLLGSNEAEPLYRSLLGTCRAAEGEHGLGQLAAARGDNALAQQHLLAAVKLAPTDEKIRNDLGVVYLNQLKLDQARFQFLTAMELKQSDPLAAMNLVTLLIYQDNWKQAAQLVTRAGLSPQQVSEAQARAQQLKPPPHPEQRSPT, from the coding sequence ATGAAAACCCTGATCGCCGCACTGGCCTTCGCATTGCTTACCGGATGCGCCAGCGATGGCAGCGCACCCTGGCTGCTGCCGTTGAACACCGGCGTTTGCCCCAAGCCTGATTCCGATCAACAACTGGCGCTGAATCTGGCCCAGGACATGGCCGATGAAGGTCGCCTGCACGCCAGCCTTGCCCACCTCGAAAGCCTGCCGAACAGCCTGGGCGAGGTGCGTTTGCGCAAGGCCCGGGTGATGCGTCTATTGGGCAGCAATGAGGCCGAGCCGCTGTACCGCAGTCTGCTGGGCACCTGCCGCGCCGCCGAAGGCGAACATGGCCTCGGGCAACTGGCGGCGGCCCGAGGTGACAATGCACTGGCGCAGCAACACCTGCTGGCGGCGGTCAAGCTGGCGCCCACCGATGAGAAAATTCGCAACGATCTGGGGGTGGTCTACCTCAATCAATTGAAACTCGATCAAGCCAGGTTCCAGTTCCTGACCGCCATGGAGCTCAAGCAATCCGACCCGCTGGCGGCCATGAACCTGGTGACCTTGTTGATCTATCAGGACAACTGGAAACAGGCCGCGCAACTGGTCACCCGCGCCGGGCTTTCACCTCAGCAAGTCAGCGAAGCCCAGGCCCGGGCGCAGCAATTGAAACCGCCGCCGCACCCTGAACAACGGAGCCCGACATGA
- a CDS encoding Protein of uncharacterised function (DUF3613) produces the protein MKRELVCLAVLSLASSAWAIEPGPSSKQQKQTEAWLQLQPSAKAASPTPQTATPAERDLSLQRWLNSYEHEIPEFFDQEKGGKISGK, from the coding sequence ATGAAACGTGAACTCGTCTGCCTCGCCGTTTTGAGCCTGGCATCCAGCGCCTGGGCGATTGAGCCCGGCCCGTCATCAAAGCAACAGAAACAGACTGAAGCCTGGCTGCAACTGCAACCCAGCGCCAAAGCCGCCTCGCCCACCCCGCAAACCGCCACCCCGGCCGAACGGGACCTCAGCCTGCAGCGTTGGTTGAACAGCTATGAACACGAGATTCCAGAGTTTTTTGATCAGGAGAAGGGCGGGAAGATTTCGGGGAAGTGA
- the fixJ_2 gene encoding putative two-component system response regulator, whose translation MIKQSAVKVLVVDDQPMIVEELAEFLESSGYNCIPCHSSKQALEQFRTDPAIGIVLCDLDMPELNGIELVEAMQQIAGKRRGFEAIMLTGRADKQDVIKALRAGIADYYQKPVDLEDVLQGIQRQEAVLQERQKNYQQLGNLNEKLQFLAASIDDLYQDLDRVQRPLLAEAAGHVSSEPDMDTSALFAPLSPRQQDVARLVAKGQTNYQIGCELGITENTVKLYVSQVLRLTHMHNRTQLALALSPNRQRVGAN comes from the coding sequence GTGATCAAGCAGTCGGCTGTAAAAGTACTCGTGGTTGACGATCAACCAATGATTGTGGAAGAGCTTGCCGAGTTCCTCGAGAGCAGTGGTTATAACTGCATACCTTGTCATTCCAGCAAACAGGCCCTGGAGCAGTTTCGCACCGACCCGGCCATTGGCATCGTGCTGTGTGATCTGGATATGCCAGAGCTCAACGGTATCGAACTGGTCGAGGCCATGCAGCAGATTGCAGGCAAGCGACGGGGGTTCGAGGCCATCATGCTCACCGGCCGTGCCGACAAGCAGGACGTGATCAAGGCCCTGCGCGCCGGGATTGCTGATTACTACCAGAAACCGGTCGACCTTGAAGACGTACTTCAGGGCATCCAGCGCCAGGAAGCGGTGCTGCAAGAGCGGCAGAAAAACTATCAGCAATTGGGCAACCTGAACGAAAAGCTGCAGTTTCTCGCGGCGTCCATCGATGACTTGTATCAGGACCTCGATCGAGTGCAACGCCCGTTGCTGGCCGAAGCTGCAGGTCACGTCAGCAGCGAGCCCGATATGGACACCTCGGCCCTGTTCGCCCCGCTTTCACCACGCCAGCAGGATGTCGCGCGATTGGTCGCCAAAGGTCAGACCAACTACCAGATCGGCTGCGAGCTGGGCATTACCGAGAACACGGTGAAGCTGTACGTATCACAAGTCTTGCGCCTGACCCACATGCACAACCGCACGCAGCTGGCCCTGGCGCTGTCGCCGAATCGCCAGCGGGTGGGGGCCAACTGA
- a CDS encoding prepilin peptidase; typeII/IV secretion — protein sequence MELFILVVWFAACAIQDARQRQISNGLTFGAITLTLVYILITGRTWLGAPASEGGFALLIALGLTVPGYVLDKLGAGDLKLLVGLAMATDRTVLLGTFVGASVVMLAWVFIRQKFIAHKNQRVTDTDNPPDTAEPDKHPFAPFLFSGFILFMLAFHQP from the coding sequence ATGGAATTATTCATCCTGGTTGTATGGTTTGCCGCCTGTGCCATTCAAGATGCACGCCAGCGACAGATTTCCAACGGACTGACATTCGGCGCCATTACACTGACGTTGGTTTATATATTAATCACCGGGCGCACCTGGTTGGGCGCGCCAGCGTCCGAAGGTGGCTTTGCGTTGTTGATCGCATTAGGGCTGACCGTCCCGGGCTACGTACTCGACAAACTCGGTGCCGGGGACCTCAAGCTCCTGGTGGGCCTGGCGATGGCGACCGACCGTACTGTATTGCTCGGTACGTTCGTCGGAGCGAGTGTGGTGATGCTGGCCTGGGTGTTTATCCGTCAAAAATTCATCGCCCATAAAAATCAGAGAGTTACCGATACTGATAACCCGCCAGATACGGCCGAGCCAGATAAACATCCCTTTGCGCCATTTTTATTTTCAGGTTTCATACTGTTCATGCTAGCTTTCCACCAGCCGTAA
- a CDS encoding TadE family protein, translating into MRTIKRTIGGGKQTGAAAIEFAAVFVIFFAVFYGLVSYSLPLLMMQSFNAATSEAVRRGVALSPTINNYSSLIVIQAEGVLSQQLDWMPDTLAQDVKQFTYVTYSAGVLKARIAYPSQNLHRVLPVLDLPVIGEIPRLPTYLSAEASLQLVP; encoded by the coding sequence ATGCGCACTATAAAGCGAACCATCGGTGGTGGAAAACAAACGGGTGCCGCGGCCATTGAGTTCGCCGCCGTGTTTGTTATTTTTTTTGCGGTTTTTTATGGGCTGGTCAGTTATAGCCTGCCATTACTGATGATGCAGTCGTTCAACGCCGCGACCAGTGAAGCGGTGCGTCGCGGCGTAGCGCTGAGCCCGACTATCAACAACTACAGCAGCCTGATCGTCATTCAGGCCGAGGGAGTTCTGAGCCAGCAACTGGACTGGATGCCCGACACTCTGGCCCAGGACGTCAAGCAATTCACGTACGTCACCTACAGCGCGGGCGTGCTCAAGGCGCGCATCGCCTACCCGTCGCAAAACCTGCATCGGGTCCTGCCCGTCCTCGATTTACCTGTGATCGGCGAGATCCCTCGCCTGCCGACCTACCTTTCTGCTGAAGCGAGCCTGCAACTTGTCCCTTGA